The following proteins come from a genomic window of Eleginops maclovinus isolate JMC-PN-2008 ecotype Puerto Natales chromosome 8, JC_Emac_rtc_rv5, whole genome shotgun sequence:
- the prodha gene encoding proline dehydrogenase 1, mitochondrial has product MSYTKFVAALVRANPGHVRNVRISPGRCRSTVASTKSKEEKHQQIDGCSVVEAEPVELISQGTTAKKTQLNKISIDFDNTQEAYRSKDNIELLRSMLVFKLCTIDVLVEKNKELMDLSKKVFGQWMFEKMMKLTFYGQFVAGEDHNSIKPLIRKNQAFGVGAVLDYSVEEDLTQEEAEKKEMDSCVSEAEKESPGADRRDEKYKAHRQFGDRRGGVTSARTYFYADESKCDNQMETFINCIKASGGASSDGFSAIKMTALGRPQFLLQFSEVLVKWRQFFRILAAQQGKSDMKVLEQKLELEQLKEGLAKMGVGAKDEIENWISGEKLGLSGTLDLLDWNSLINDTTAISNLLMVPNLETGQLEPLMKKFTAEEERQMKRMLQRVDVLAKHAIENGVRLMVDAEQTYFQPAISRLTLEMQRKFNREKPIIFNTYQCYLKDAYDNVTVDVELSRREGWYFGAKLVRGAYMYQERDRAKEIGYEDPINPDYEATNRMYHKCLEYMLEEIDHSRKANIMVATHNEDTVKYTLEKMNEMNLSPAENKVYFGQLLGMCDQISFPLGQAGFPVYKYVPYGPVNEVIPYLSRRAQENRGFMKGSQRERTLLWIELKRRVLAGQIFYKPVY; this is encoded by the exons atgtcGTACACTAAGTTCGTAGCAGCGCTTGTTAGGGCGAACCCGGGACATGTGAGGAATGTACGCATATCACCGGGAAGATGTCGATCAACAGTGGCATCCACCAAGAGCAAAGAGGAGAAACATCAACAGATCGATGGCTGCAGCGTGGTGGAAGCCGAGCCCGTGGAACTCATCAGCCAGGGAACAACTGCTAAAAAGACACAGTTAAATAAAATCAGCATCGACTTCGACAACACACAGGAAGCATACAGAAGCAAAGATAACATTGAACTGCTTCGAAGTATGCTGGTTTTCAAGCTCTGCACCATTGATGTCCTTGTTGAAAAGAACAAAGAG ttgatGGACCTGAGTAAGAAGGTGTTTGGTCAGTGGATGTTTGAGAAGATGATGAAGTTGACCTTCTATGGTCAGTTTGTGGCAGGGGAAGACCACAACTCCATCAAACCTTTAATCAGGAAGAACCAGGCTTTTGGTGTTGGTGCAGTTTTGGACTATAGTGTTGAAGAGGACTTGACACAAGAGGAGGCAGAAAAGAAGGAAATGGA ttcatGTGTTTCtgaagcagagaaagagagtccAG GAGCGGATCGTCGTGACGAGAAATACAAAGCCCATCGTCAGTTTGGGGACAGGCGTGGAGGGGTCACTAGTGCCCGTACCTACTTCTATGCAGATGAATCCAAATGTGACAACCAAATGGAGACATTCATTAACTGCATTAAAGCCTCCG gAGGAGCATCATCAGATGGATTTTCTGCCATCAAAATGACTGCTCTTGGACGGCCACAGTTCCTT CTTCAGTTTTCAGAAGTCCTGGTTAAATGGAGGCAATTCTTTAGAATCCTCGCAGCGCAACAAGGAAAATCTGACATGAAGGTGTTGGAACAGAAGCTGGAGCTGGAACAACTCAAG GAAGGTTTGGCTAAGATGGGTGTTGGAGCCAAGGACGAAATAGAGAACTGGATATCTGGAGAGAAGCTGGGTTTGTCAGG AACTTTGGATCTGTTGGACTGGAACAGCTTGATAAACGATACAACAGCAATCTCAAATCTGCTTATGGTGCCAAACCTTGAG aCGGGCCAGCTGGAACCTTTGATGAAAAAGTTTACAGCCgaggaggagaggcagatgAAGAGAATGCTACAGAGAGTGGATGTCCTGGCAAAG CATGCCATTGAGAATGGGGTCAGGCTGATGGTGGACGCCGAGCAGACATACTTCCAACCCGCTATTAGTCGCCTGACGCTGGAAATGCAGAGGAAATTCAACAGAGAGAAGCCCATCATTTTCAACACTTACCAGTGTTACCTCAAG GACGCCTATGACAATGTGACTGTAGATGTCGAGCTTTCCCGACGGGAGGGATGGTACTTTGGGGCCAAACTGGTCCGTGGAGCCTACATGTACCAAGAGAGAGACCGGGCCAAAGAGATCGGCTACGAAGACCCAATAAACCCCGACTATGAGGCCACCAACAGGATGTATCACAA GTGTTTGGAGTACATGCTGGAGGAGATTGATCACAGCAGGAAAGCAAACATCATGGTGGCTACTCACAACGAGGACACGGTGAAATACACCCTTGAAAA aatgAATGAGATGAACCTATCCCCCGCCGAGAACAAGGTTTATTTTGGACAGCTGCTCGGCATGTGTGACCAGATTAGCTTCCCGCTAG gtcAAGCAGGTTTCCCGGTCTACAAGTACGTCCCATACGGCCCCGTCAACGAGGTCATCCCGTATCTGTCGCGCCGCGCTCAGGAAAACAGAGGCTTCATGAAGGGATCGCAGAGAGAGCGCACCCTGCTGTGGATCGAGCTGAAACGCAGAGTTCTGGCTGGACAGATTTTTTACAAACCTGTCTACTGA
- the gal3st1b gene encoding galactosylceramide sulfotransferase has protein sequence MSAIKGKKCTLITRRLILWVVLTNIMLLLYCLTNPSQVKMRGSQQDTCPLSMKEVLKKNVSSPSHSMSEVCSPKVNIMFMKTHKTASSTILNILFRFGEKFKLTFAFPDGRNDFSYPSPFLCSQVKDYRPGDCFNIVCNHMRFDHQEVAKLLPPDAVYITILRDPVDLFESSFNYYHRAVPLTWRINGENKLVEFLNNPQTFYSPEAFNSFYLKNLLFFDFGFDNNLEGDDPRVMRDIHKLSKRFNLVLVAEYFDESLILLKDTLCWTMEDILYFKLNARRSSSVSRLTPELRAKALQWNGADWRLYQHFNNTFWARVEAYGRKRIKQEVEELGRRNAEMEAICIQHGGAVEAQNIHNSRFLPWQPVGESSILGYNVKENIDPKFREICEKMLTPEIQYLSELGVSLWLTRLWGWFKDAVFSF, from the exons ATGTCTGCCATCAAAGGAAAGAAGTGCACTCTGATAACCAGGAGGTTGATTCTGTGGGTTGTATTGACCAACATCATGTTGTTGCTGTACTGCTTGACCAACCCAAGCCAAGTTAAGATGAG ggGCTCCCAGCAAGACACATGTCCTCTAAGTATGAAAGAAGtattgaagaaaaatgtaagcTCACCTTCTCACAGCATGTCAGAAGTTTGCTCCCCAAAAGTAAACATCATGTTCATGAAGACCCACAAAACTGCCAGCAGCACCATACTCAACATCCTCTTCAGATTTGGAGAAAAGTTCAAGCTTACGTTTGCCTTTCCTGATGGCCGCAATGACTTCTCCTACCCGTCGCCTTTCCTGTGCTCCCAGGTGAAGGACTACAGGCCTGGAGACTGTTTCAACATTGTTTGTAACCACATGCGCTTTGACCATCAGGAGGTAGCCAAGCTCCTGCCTCCAGATGCTGTGTACATCACCATCTTACGAGACCCAGTGGATCTCTTTGAGTCGTCCTTCAATTATTACCACAGAGCAGTTCCTCTCACATGGAGGATCAATGGAGAGAACAAACTGGTGGAGTTTTTGAACAATCCCCAGACCTTCTACAGCCCAGAGGCTTTCAACTCATTCTACCTCAAAAATCTGCTCTTTTTTGACTTTGGTTTTGACAACAATCTGGAGGGTGATGATCCTCGTGTAATGAGGGATATTCATAAGTTATCAAAACGTTTTAATTTGGTTCTTGTAGCAGAATATTTTGATGAGTCACTTATCCTGCTCAAGGACACACTGTGCTGGACCATGGAGGACATCCTGTATTTCAAACTCAACGCTCGCAGGAGCTCATCAGTATCTCGTCTGACACCAGAGCTGAGAGCCAAAGCTTTACAGTGGAATGGGGCTGACTGGAGACTCTATCAGCACTTCAATAATACTTTCTGGGCCAGAGTTGAGGCATATGGGAGAAAAAGAATTAAACAAGAGGTGGAAGAGCTCGGGAGAAGAAATGCAGAGATGGAGGCCATCTGTATTCAACATGGAGGTGCAGTGGAAGCTCAAAATATTCACAACAGTCGTTTCCTTCCCTGGCAGCCAGTTGGAGAGTCTTCCATCCTTGGGTACAACGTGAAGGAAAATATTGATCCAAAATTCAGGGAAATCTGTGAAAAAATGCTCACACCTGAAATACAATACTTGTCAGAGCTTGGCGTCAGCCTGTGGCTGACTAGACTATGGGGTTGGTTCAAAGATGCCGTTTTTAGtttttga
- the LOC134868520 gene encoding cytochrome b-c1 complex subunit 9: MALAKSVYNLLFRRTSTFAITIMVGAVFFERIFDQGGDAIFEQMNRGKLWKHIEHNYESKEEE; encoded by the exons ATGGCGCTGGCTAAGTCTGTCTACAATTTGCTCTTCAGGAGAACGTCCACTTTCGCTATAACCATCATGGTTGGAGCGGTGTTCTTTGAACGAATATTCGACCAAGGTGGCGACGCGATTTTTGAGCAGATGAATCGCGGG AAACTGTGGAAACACATCGAACACAATTACGAGAGCAAGGAGGAGGAATAG
- the zmat5 gene encoding zinc finger matrin-type protein 5: MGRRYYCDYCDRSFQDNMHNRKKHLYGVQHHRAKKAWYDYFRDSSAILCDEQLKKPCRKFLQKGICDFGPNCRFSHMSEEDMFNLQRQVEDERRLREDSVERRMPGRSIEEWLARREKRRTALSNQGDLKNKEDIEEVQEESDVPQQLLTIPDLPPSLLPPPPSGWRVKVNTEWG; the protein is encoded by the exons ATGGGAAGGAGATACTACTGTGACTACTGTGACCGGTCCTTTCAGGACAACATGCATAACAGGAAGAAACATCTGTATGGTGTTCAGCATCACAGAGCTAAAAAGGCCTGGTATGACTATTTCAGAG actcTTCAGCTATTCTGTGTGATGAGCAATTAAAGAAACCCTGCAGGAAGTTTCTCCAAAAAG GAATATGTGATTTTGGCCCTAACTGCAGGTTTTCTCACATGTCAGAAGAGGATATGTTTAACCTACAAAGACAAGTGGAAG ATGAAAGACGACTCAGGGAGGACTCTGTAGAGAGAAGGATGCCGGGGCGTAGTATAGAAGAATGGCTCGCCAGAAGGGAAAAGAGGCGAACTGCCCTCAGTAACCAAGG AGATCTAAAAAATAAGGAAGACATTGAAGAGGTCCAAGAAGAAAGTGACGTACCTCAACAGCTCCTCACCATCCCTGACCTCCcaccctctcttcttcctcctcctcccagcgGGTGGAGAGTCAAAGTGAACACAGAATGGGGTTGA